TTCGATCGGCTCATCGCTGATGCGGATGACGCGGACGATTGCGCCGGGGACCGGCCGGCCGATGCACGTGCCGCCGCCGCGGGCGGTTTCATGGCGCGTTTCACCGAGGATTTCGGTGTGGTCGATGGATGCCACTGGCAATGCCTCCGTTGCACCGTATGGCGTGTGAATTCGCGCGTCGTGCGGAAGCATCCTGGCAAAGCGCTCCAGCGTCGCCGGGGGAACCGGGGCGCCGGCGGAAATGACGCGGCGCAGCGACGGGAGTGTGATCCTGTTCGCCTCGCCATAGCGACCGACGCGATCGAGCAAGGCCGGCGAGCCGAACATGTGCGTCACGTTCTGACTCTGGATCGCTCCGATGATCTTCGTCGGATCGACGTCGGCAGGTCGCGTGGGGTCCATTTCCGGCAGGACGGCCGTCATGCCGAGTGCCGGGTCGAAGAGCGCGAAGAGCGGAAACGTAGGCAGGTCGATCTCCCCGGGCGCGATTTTGAAATGATCGCGGAGGATGCGGACCTGGGCGTCGAATTGGCCGTGCAGGTAGAGGACGCCCTTGGGCGGACCCGTGCTGCCGGTCGTGAAGATGATCGCGGCGGGATCGTCGGCCTTCGTCGAGGCGATTTCGTAGGGTTCGCCGGTGACCGCACGAATGTCTGACAGGGACAAGCCGCCCCACCCTAAACGTCGCCCGACGGTCACGGCGATACGCACAGAGCGAAATGCCGCCGGGTGCGAGAGACGAAGAAGCTGCGCGAGCGGAATGCCGATGAACGCCTCGGCATGGACCGCCGCGAGGCAGTCGACCATACGGCGCTTGCCCATGCCGGGGTCGATGAGCACCGGGACCGCGCCAATTTTGTAGAGGGCGAAGGTCAGGATGAAGAATTCGAGATTCGGGCGGACCATGAGAAGGGTTCGCATGCCGCGGCGGATGCCGGCTCTCGTCAGGCCGTGTGCGTAGCGGTCCGTTTCGCGGTTGAGTTCGCCAAACGTGATGGACTGGTAGCGGCCACGGCTGTCGCGATAGATGATCGCCTTCGTGTTGGGATGGAGCCGCGCCATTTCGGGGAGATAAGAGGCGATGTTGAGGGATGGAGGGACTAAGGGATTAAGGGATTGAGGGGACGCCGAACTGGGAGTTGGGCCCGCCACAAGGAACTTCTTTACGAGCGGTACGATGCGGTCGCCGGCGTCTTCGAGGACGTAGTGACCGGTGTCGGGGAATTCGTGGACCTCGGCGTGGGGAAATCGTCGTCGCCATTCGGTGAGAAAATGAGCGTCGAAGACGAAATCCTTCATGCCCCAGCAGATCTGAGTCGGGACCCGGGCGAACCGGTGGAGGTTTTCGTCGACGTGGCGGACGGTGTTGTAACTTGGATCGCCGGGCCGAAGGGGGATGTCCTGCACGAAACGCAATGTCGCGATGCGGTTTTGCCAGGAGTCGTACGGCGCGATCAGGCCGTCCCGGATGTCCTGGGAAAGGCCCCTGGCCGTCGCCATGGTCGTTGCAGATCGGGCAAACAAATTCAGGCCACGGACCGCGAGCACGGCCAACGGTCCTCCGCTACGAATGAGGCGGAGTCGCAGGGGGAATCGCTTGCTTGACGGCAACAGGAACGCAGCCGTATTGAGAATGACGAGCCGTGCGATCCGTTTGGGCTTGCGCAGGGCGCAGGCCATGCCGATCATCCCGCCCCAGTCGTGCAGCACGAGCGTCACGCCGCGATCCAGCCCCAGGTGATCGAGCAAGCGCTCCAGATCATCGACGCGGCGCGCGAGGCGATAGTCATAGGCGTCGTCGCCCGGCTTGTCGGACAGGCCGCAGCCAATGTGGTCAGGAACAATGCATCGATACTCGCCGCGCAGGGCAAGGACAAGTCTGCGAAAGTAGAACGACCAGGTCGGGTTGCCGTGGACCATGACGACGGGCTCGCCCGTGCCCTCGTCGAGGTAGTGGTAGCGGAGCGCGCCGAGCTGCAGATAATGCGACGCGAAGGGATACAGGCGCTTCCATGATGGATCGGGCGCGGCCATCACCAACCCCGGTCGGACGGTCTCGTTTTCCACAGTGCCGTGCATGGGCGAGCCGCGGATCATACCGCGCGGAATGCGAAAGCGGGCCGCCAACTTGACACTCGGCCGCAATGGGCGGATATTGATGAGCGCTCGGGCGGTGGGGGGCAATAAGCCGCCGCGGTTGCCGGGCGCAAGAGAGTCCCACGCATGGAGGTCGCTTCCAGCCTTCGAGAAGTCTGGCAATTCCGCGAAGTCGTCAAGAACTTCGTCTCGCAGGACCTCAAGGTCAAGTACCGCCGGTCGTTCCTGGGCTTTTTCTGGTCGCTGCTCAATCCGCTCCTTCATCTGACGGTCATCAGCGTCGTCTTCGCCATGCTGTTCAAGTTCGACGTGCGAAATTACGCCCTGTACGTCCTGAGCGGACTCATTCCGTGGACCTTTTTTGCCGCGACGATCGACGGGTGCAGCATGAGCATCATCGCCTCGGAGGGCATGATTAAGCGGCAGTATTTCCCCAAGCTCGTCTTCCCGCTCAGCGTCATGATGCAGAACCTGATCACGTTCGGCCTGTCGCTTGTCGCGCTGCTCGTCGTCATCGGCCCTTTTTCGGGATTTCGCATCACACCGGCCCTGCTCATTCTGCCGCTTTCTTTTCTTTGCATCGTCAGCGTGGCCTTCGGAATCGGGGTTATTGCCGCCGTGCTCACGGTCTATTTCCGCGACTTCCAGCATCTGATCTCCGTCTTCATGCAGGTCTGGTTTTATCTGACGCCCATCATTTACCCCATCGAAGCCAAGGAACACGCCGTCCCCGCCGCCGTCGCGATGGCGCAGCCCGCGAGCGAGCCCCCTGAAATGGTGGACCGCGGGCCGGTCAGCCACCGGCACCGCTTCTATTTCAAGTTGAATCCGCTCTATTCCATCATCGAGATGTTTCACCGTCCGCTGTACGACGCGCGACTGCCCACGAATTCGGAAATACTCGCCGCCACGGGGACCGCGGGCATTGCCCTAATCGTTGGTCTCCTCGTCTTCCGGCGCTACGAGGATTCCCTGATCTTCAACTTGTGAGTACCTCGCGATGCCGATGAACGACAACTTCATCCGCCTGGAAAACGTGGGGCTGACGTTCCGCGTCTATTCCACGCGCAATCGCTCGATCAAGGAGACCGTCGTCAATTACGTCCTACGCCGCCAATACGGCAAGCCGAGTTCGGAGGTGACGGCGCTCAAGGGCGTGAATCTGCACATCCCCCACGGTCGGCGGCTGGGCATTGTCGGCGACAATGGCGCGGGCAAGTCGTGCCTGCTTAAGGTGATTTCGAGAATCTATCGCCCCACGACCGGAAACGTGCAGCGGCAGGGATTCCTTGTTCCGCTGCTGGAAGTGGGGATCGGATTTAACCACGAGCTGAGCGGTCTGGAGAACATCTATCTGACCGGTGCGATCATGGGCTTTTCGCGGAAGGAGATGGCCCGGCGGGTGGAACCGATCCTGGAGTTTTCCGAGCTGCGCGAATTCGCCGAGACGCCGGTAAAATACTACTCGTCGGGCATGGCCCAGCGGCTGGCCTTCAGCATCGCGACGGAGATCGACCCGGAGATCCTACTATTGGACGAAATCTTCAGCGTCGGCGACATTCACTGGATCGAAAAGGCTGAACGGCGGATGCGCAGCTTGATCGACCGGGCGAGCATCCTCGTGCTGGTATCGCACCAGATGGAACTGATTGAAAAGTACTGCGACGAGGCGATCTGGATGCAGTCGGGGCAACTGGTCATGCAGGGACGGCCCGACGAAGTGATTGAGGCCTATCGCTCCGCCGCGTCGGCGGGGGTCAGCGCGGCGGTCCGGCACGAGCCAGTCGCTGTTCATTGAGCGGCGGCACCAATTGAAATTATGACCAAGAAAGCGCTCATCACGGGGATCACGGGGCAGGACGGCAGCTATCTCGCCGAACTGCTTCTGGACAAGGGTTACGAGGTCCACGGAATCGTCCGCCGGTCGAGCACCTTCGGCACGCAGCGGATCGAGCACCTTTATCGCGATCCGCACCTGGAGTCGACCCGCTTCTTCCTGCACTACGGCGACCTGACGGACGGCGCGGGGCTGCGCCGGATCCTCAGCGATGTCGCGCCGCAGGAGATTTACAACCTCGGGGCGCAGTCGCATGTCCGCGTGAGCTTCGACCAACCTGTCTATACCGCCAACACGGACGCCCTCGGCACGCTTCGGCTGTTAGAGGCGATCCGCGAGACGGGGGTAACGTCGCGGTTCTATCAGGCCGCGAGCAGTGAGATGTTCGGCAAAGCCAGAGAGACGCCGCAGACGGAAGAGACGCCGTTTTACCCACGCAGCCCTTATGGATGCGCGAAGGTCTTCTCTTATTGGCAAACGGTGAACTATCGTGAGGCCTATGGAATGTTTGCCGCCAACGGCATCCTCTTTAACCACGAGAGCCCGCGGCGCGGTGAGACCTTTGTCACGCGCAAGATCACCCGCGCGGCGACGCGGATAAAGGAAGGGCTGCAGGACAAGCTCTTTCTCGGCAATCTCGACGCACGGCGCGACTGGGGATTCGCGGGCGATTATGTCGACGCCATGTGGCGGATGCTGCAACAGAATCAGCCCGAGGATTATGTGATTGCCACCAGCGAGTCGCATTCCGTCCGTGAATTCGTCGAAGAAGTCTTCGGCTTGCTGGGTCTCGACTGGCAGAAGCACGTGGAGATCGACCCCCGCTATTTCCGTCCGGCGGAAGTCGACCACCTCCAGGGCGACGCGAGCAAGGCCCGGCAGAAGCTCGGCTGGAACGCAAGAGTTACGTTCAAGGAACTGGCCAAAATGATGACGGAGCACGACCTGACGCTGGCCCGTGAGGAGCGCGTCCTCGTAGAGCACCGGGCCAAGACCGGCCAACCACCTCCCAAGAAGTATTGATCGCCATGACGACTCCCATTCCACAGGCCCCCACGAAGGAGCGCGTCGTCATGGATCAATCCAGCGTCTACCAAAGGAAGGTGGACCCGAACGGCGACGATTCGCTGGCCAAGCTGGTACGGTGGATCCGGCCGCGATCGGTCGTTCTGGAGCTGGGGCCGGCCATCGGCTACCTGACGCGCTACTTGAAAGAACACCTCGACTGTACCGTCGATTGCGTTGAATACTCGGCGGCGATGGCGGAGAAGGCCGCGCCCTTCGCCCGGGAGATGTGGGTGGCCGATCTCGACGCGATCGAATTGTCGGATCGCTTCGCTTCCGGGGAATACGACTTCATCATCGTGGCGGACGTCCTCGAACATCTCAAGAACCCATGGAGGGTATTGGAGTCCTGCCGAACTTTGCTCAAGCCCGGCGGGCAACTCCTGCTTTCGATTCCCAATGTCGGTCACGTCGGATTGGTCGCGGAATTGCTGGAGGGGCGGTTCGACTATCGGAGAGACGGGCTCCTGGATCGGACGCATCTTCGCTTTTTCACGCGACGGACTGTGCACGACATGCTCCGCGCGACGGGATTTCATATTGAGGCCGAGGATGCCGTTATTCTGCCGCCAGAAAACACGGAGTTTTCAAGGACGCTCGAGGAATTGCCGCCGGGGCTGCGCGCGGGGCTGATGAAACATCCGGACGCGCTGGTCTATCAATTCCTGGTGGCGGCGAACCCGGGGACGGGAACAAAGGTTGGCGAAACGGCCCCCAGCGAGCCTCCGCGTACGCCTTTTTTCTTCACGAAGCTCTATTGGGCGGCGGCTGACGAATCGTTCGCGGAAGATCGCTGTGTGATTCGACATCTTGCACTGGGCCCGGATCGCCAGCGCGTCGTCTTTGATCTACCCGCCGGCGTGTCGCCACGCCTCCTGCGCTGGGACCCCGTGGATCGGCCGGGCTTCCTGCATCTCTTCTCCCTGAGATTGGTTCGCAGGGACTCCGATGGGAAACCAAGCGAAGTCTTGCTGGATTGGCCAAGTCCCGAACAGATCGCCCAATCGAGCCGAATGGAGAATCTCGAATACGGACGAACCGCCATCGGGGAGACCTTCACGGCGACCTCGGACGATCCGCAAATCGTCCTGGAGTGCCCGATCGAATCGCGGGCGACCTCTGACGGCTCACTATCGCTGGAGGCCGAGTTGGACTGGCCGATGTCCCCGGACTTCCTGGTGGCCAGTGCGACGTTCGGCCAGGCCGTCGTCGCCGCGCGGGCCGCGCAATACGCCCTTCGGCGGGAACTGCACGACGTTCGCGCCGAACGCGACCGCCTTGCCGAGAAAGCCAAGCACGTGGGTCTGCCGCGCGTGGACATCCTGGTCGTGTGCTACAACTCGTCGCGCTGGCTGGACGGCTTCACCGCCAGCCTCCGCAAGCTGGACTATCCCGCCGATCGGCTGAGGCTCGTTTTCGTCGACAACGGTTCGCACGACGATTCGGTGGCGCGAATTAAGGCCGCCGTGCCGACCCTTCCCATGCGCGTGGACTTTGTCGCCACCGGTCGCAACCTCGGCTTCACCGGCGGTTACGAGGAGGCGTTTCGCTACGCCGAGGGCGATTACTTTTTCGTCGTCAACCTCGACACCTCGCTCGCGCCGGACGTCATCAACAAACTGGTCGCCGTGCTGGAGGACGATCCCCAGGTCGGCATCGCCGAGGCACGGCAATTCCCCCGCGAGCATCCGAAGTATTACGACGCCGTGACGCATGAGACGAGTTGGTGCAGCGGGGCGTGCATGATGATTCGGCCGGCGGCCCTGCGACGCGTGGGCGGCGGCTTCGAGCGGAACTTCTTCATGTACGTCGAGGATGTCGATCTGTCGTGGCGGATGTGGCTGCATGGATGGAAGTGCATCTACGTCCCCGATGCGGTTGTAGAGCATTACACCGAAGACCTCGATCCGCGGAAGACGCCCAAGACGCAGCACTACTACACGATGCGCAACGGCGCGCTCATGCACGCGATGTACGGCTCGAAATCGGAGTTGGCACTGCACTATGCGGCGATGTTGCGGCTGGCGATCCTTTCGCGCAATCCCGCGTGGCACAAATGGCTCACACTCAAGGCCATATTCGCATCGCTTCGGGCGCTGCCCGCCGCGCTTCGCGGTCGGGAGCGGCGCGGCGCGCTGGGGCGCCACCCGTGGGTCTTTTTCAACGGCTGGTTGTTCGGACGACATGCCCAGGATCTGGCGCTGGCGAGGGACACGGCATCGCGCGAACCGCAGGTCGACACCATTTCAAGCGGTTTGGCCATAAGCGTCGTGATCCCCACGCACAATCGCGCGGAGAGCTTTCCGCTCGTGCTGCAACGACTCATGGCCCAGGACGTCGGAGCGGATCGATTCGAGGTCATCGTCGTGGATAGTGCGTCGGGCGATCGGACGCCGCAGATGCTGGAGGAGCAGATCCAACGCTACGACAACCTGACCGCGCAGCGGAGCGACAAGCCGGGCGCGGCGGCGGCGCGGAACATGGGACTCGAGGCGGCGAAGGCGCCGATCGTCCTCCTGCTGGACGACGACATCCTCGTGGGACCGGATTTCATCCGCCACGTCCTGCGCGCCCATCGCGAACATCCCGGCCGCAACCTGCTCGGTCGGATTGTCGCACCGTGGGATGACTCGACTGATCCCTTCGAGCGCTACCTGCTTCAGGTCCAGGACGTGAACATCTATGACTTCCCGGACAATGCAAATGTGCCGCCCAACTACTTCTACACCGCCTGCGTGGCCATCCCGCGCGAGATTTTGGGCGACACGCGATTCGACGAAGGCTTCAGCGTCTATGGCGTCGAAGATATCGAGTTTGGATTCAGGCTCCTGGGCGGCGACCGACGAATGGTCTTCCTGCCCGAACTTCGCGTCCTGCACGATTACCACCCGGAGTATCAGTCCTTCCGGCGCAAGAAGCACAAGGCGGGCTACTCCCTCGGCTATTTCCACCAGCGCCATCCGGAACAGGCCCAGAAGCTGACCTTCGGCCGTCGTTTTGTTCGTTGGTACCCGCTCCTTCGCATCGCGCGAACCCTGTCGGCCCCGGTGGCAAGACTGGCCTGGTTCTGGGAACGGATTCGCTATCGCACGGGCCCCGTCAATCGCTTCCTCTTCCGATGGTGGTACATTGACCTCCGGATACGACTCTACGAGGGCTTGCTACGCTTCAAACGCGGCGCGTCGCCGCCGTAACCGACCACGCCATGCAATTCACTGATGAAGTCGAAGAGTACACGATTCTAAGGCTCGATCTGTCCGACTATCCCGGCACGACGCGCCAGCTCCCCGAAGGGTTTCGCATCGCCGGCCCGGAAGTCCGCCCGGCCGTTCGGGAGCGGGAGCGGTCGCTCATTCAATCGCACTTCTTGAGCTGGGCGGCGCCCTATTACGGTGAACTTCCCGGCTGGCGCGACGAATCGCCGCTGTACCTGCTCGACGGGGAACGGCTGATAGGAGGCATCTACGTCTGCGCCCTGAACCAGTATGGCGAAAGGGAAATCGGACAATTGCACTACGCCTACATGGACCCCGCCTATCGCGGTCGCGGTCTCTACAGCTCGCTCTTCGCCGCGGCCGTCGCGCGGGCGAGGGAATGGGGGCTGAAGGGGCTCTATCTAAACTCCGACCGGTTTATGCTGCCGGATGTATATCTGCGCTGGGGGGCGAAGCCCTATCGTGTGCATCGCAAGGCGAGAAATAAATTCTCGCGAGCGCTGTGGTCAATGAGCCGCCGCGCCAAGAACCGTCTGATCGCTCTCAAGCATTTCCGCGAGGCGTAGCCGACGGAGTTGGCTGAGTTTGGGCCGCTACTAAGAACCGCCCGACGAAGGGCGAAGCCAGAAATAAGACCGATATGTACGTCGCGCGAACCAGGAGCTGGATTAGGAGTACCTGCGCCGGCGTACAGGAAAGGATGACTCCCAAATACACGCCGGTCCATTCGGCGACGCCCAGCGCTCCCGGCGTGATGGTGATGAGCATGGCCAACCCCTGACCGGCGGTGTAGAGCATGATGGCGCCCCACTGCACCGGCGCGCCAATACCGAAGAATGCGATCTTGAACTGAACCACGGAGAGGAGAGCGTAAAGGACCGTCACAACCATCAGCCACGCAAAGACGCGTGAGTTTCGCCGCAGAAGACCCCATCCTTCCAGTATTCTGGCGAGCTGTCGAAAACCGAAGGTCTCCGGCCAGGGAACTCGAATCGGCACGGTCATCAGTAGTATCGAAATTACGGCCACCGCGCCAAAGAATGCCGTCAGCGGAAGTGGTGGGTGAATGGAACTACCCCAGAGTAATGCGGCGCCGCACAGGCCCATGCACGCGTGGACAAATCCGTACATGAGATACATCGCGCCCAGCGAGCTGAAGAAATCGGTGAACGAAAACCGGTAGCGCGCTTTCAGGTAGACGGCACGCATCGCCGAGCCGCCGCGCATGGGTGACAGGAAGTTCAGTATGGACGTGGCCACAGTGAGGGATAGCCACTCTTTCGCGGGCAGGTCCACGCCAAAGGCCTGCAGCACGAATTTGATATACAGTCCATTACAGTAGATCGTCGCGGCGGACGCCGCAGCCAAGGCCACGACGCTCCACCACGGCGCCTCCCCGAGGATCAAGAACTCCTGGCGATGGCGATAGCCGTACCAACCCGCCCAGCCGAAAAACGCAATCAGAATGACCGCGCAGACTAGCGTCCGCAATTTCCTCCTGGCCGACGAGCCCGGTTCGGGCGATGCCGTCTGGGCGGCGTTCGGCTCCGCGGTGTGTAGATCGTTACCTTGTTTCAGCATCGGAGCCGCGAGGACTGTCCCGCATTGAGCCTTCAAGAGGGTCCTGGTCGGGAACGCGATACACGGCGACCACGTTCATGGGAAACTTGAGGTGCGATCGCAACAAGCGATCGAGCATGACGCAGGGCCAGACGATCAGCAAATAATTGAGCCCGAAGAAAAACCATCTCACGAGCGGTATCACCCATCCAAGCGTAAGGACGATCGTCGATATCTGATGGCCCAACATACAAAACAGGCCGCCCGCCGGCTGCGTTTTTTGGACGCACAGCCCCGCCCACTGTCCGAGAGAGGCCAGACCGTACGGTGAGAACCGGAAGTAATCGTGCGGTTCTTCGTGCAAACGGGACATATGGGGGACGCACACCACGACCAGTCCGCCGGGCCGGCACACGCGGCGCATCTCCCGCACTGCGACCCACGGCCGCGCCATGTGCTCCAGGGCACTTATTGAAATCACGGTGTCGTAACTGCCGGTCGGTATGACCCCCATGTCGTGTGCGTCGGCGATAAAACGCGTCTTCGGGGAACGCCGTTCGATATCCAAGCCGTCATAGGATTCGACCTGGCCTTCGATGTATTTTCGGAAGGGCATCTTGCCGCAGCCGACATCCAGCAATTTGCCGCGGGCCGATTTCTTAAGGAGAGGAATAATTTGTGTCGCGGAGGGGTAGTATGCCGACGACGCATACCAATAGAGTTCGGAGCCTTCGAGGGCCGTCTCCCATTGCATTCTCAGGCGGGCGAAGAGGCCGGCCTTCGTCGCGGGCCGCGCATCGGACCGGCCTATGGCAGCGCCTTCCGAGACCGATTCCTTTACGTCGAGTTCGCCACACGCATTCATGGAGGTTTGACCTGTTTCAGCCATTCCTGTGCAGTCCTCGACACGTCGAATCGTTCCGCCAATGCGCGAACCGGCCCATCGTAACGACGCCGATCACCCGTTGCCATTGCCCTCATCGCCGCGCACAACGCGGCGCTGTCTACTGGCGGCACGACGAGGCCCGCGGGCTCCTCGCGCAGGAGCCGCCCCATATCGCCGACGTCCGTGACGATCAGCGGTCGGTTCATTTGTAGCGCATCGGAGAAGATGACCGGGATGCTCTCCATCCGCGAGGGGACGATCACGCAATCGCACGCCCCCAGATAGGAGACAGCCGTGGCCTCATCGGCATAACCCCCGATCGTCACGCGGCCCCGCAAGTCCGGTCGGTCGGCGCGCTCGCGAAGTTGCGCTTCGAGCGGCCCGCCGCCGAACATGAAAAGATGCCCGCTCGGTTCATGGCGGGCGTACTCGGCCATCGCTTCGAGCAGGACATCGACGCCCTTGACCGGAGCGTAACGGCCGATGAAGAGAAACCGCGTGCCCGTGTTCGGCAAGTCCAGGGGTTGAATGAGCGCGCGATTCAGTCTCCGACTGGAGGCCATGAACGGACATGGACGGCCCCCGAGGCGCTGCGCATCGTCTGCGAGCTGCAGACCGTCGGCAAAGATGTAGTCGCTCGCCTTCAGCACGCGCCGCACGACGCCGCGCAGGATCGGGTACTTGCCATACACCCAGATATCCGAACCCAGGCACCACGTCGTGAACGGCACGCCATGCCGGGCCTTGAGTCCCATCGCCAGATACCCGGCCGGGACGGCCCACATCGCCAGTACATGATCCGGCGCGCTCTGCTCGTAGAGTGTTTCGAGCGTCTTCCGACCCTCTCGAAACAACGACAGCATCGCCAATGCATCGCTGGGGTGATACGGTTTCATCGTCGACAGCGTCTTGCGCCCCCC
This window of the Phycisphaerae bacterium genome carries:
- a CDS encoding glycosyltransferase, encoding MSSRPSAAASKSDGQFGSPTFTHEMKIWIITSSFPLNAADARAAAGLFVKDFAIVMAELGHEITVITPDKLGGDKVDPPGVRVHWFAWRGGRKTLSTMKPYHPSDALAMLSLFREGRKTLETLYEQSAPDHVLAMWAVPAGYLAMGLKARHGVPFTTWCLGSDIWVYGKYPILRGVVRRVLKASDYIFADGLQLADDAQRLGGRPCPFMASSRRLNRALIQPLDLPNTGTRFLFIGRYAPVKGVDVLLEAMAEYARHEPSGHLFMFGGGPLEAQLRERADRPDLRGRVTIGGYADEATAVSYLGACDCVIVPSRMESIPVIFSDALQMNRPLIVTDVGDMGRLLREEPAGLVVPPVDSAALCAAMRAMATGDRRRYDGPVRALAERFDVSRTAQEWLKQVKPP